The Salmo trutta chromosome 6, fSalTru1.1, whole genome shotgun sequence genome has a window encoding:
- the LOC115195441 gene encoding disco-interacting protein 2 homolog C isoform X2, with product MAEREASPFPLDVRARLAELELELSEGDITQKGYEKKRSKLIRAYVPHPGGMEGLSHRPFFPPPSAARFHRRRSSGTRDERYRSDVHSEAVQAVLARHVESKVAVPMPSKRRSLVVQTSMDAYTPPDSSSGSEEEAGLGDDMPGMEHWMTRPALLGPAHLGSTSSSSSSTQSGGSGNAGRLADSLAHTHLSHPHLAHAHLTHTHLTQSHHVSAHHAIGHLSLKRKPALGVAENGGSLRRSCEFGSDMLWPPPLESDERHIGTIARNTQRYGNAERMETGDGVPVSSRVSAKIQQLVNTLKMPRRPPLREFFVDDFEELLEVQQPDPKQRRPEGAEMLAVRGEALGVVTNWPPSLEAALQRWGTISPKAPCLTSLDTTGKPLYVLTYGKLWSRSVKLAFNILHKLGSKQEPMVRPGDRVALVFPNNDPVAFMVAFYGCLLAEVVPVPIEVPLTRKDAGSQQIGFLLGSCGVTVALTSDACHKGLPKSATGEIPQFRGWPKLLWFVTESKHLSKPPRDWFPHIKDANSDTAYIEYKTCKDGSVLGVTVMRIALLTHCQALTQSCGYTEAETIVNVLDFKKDVGLWHGILTSVMNMMHVISVPYSLMKVNPLSWIQKVYHFKAKVACVKSRDMHWALVAHREQKDISLSSLRMLLVADGSNPWSISSCDAFLNVFQSKGLRSEVICPCASSPEALTVAIRRPVEDSSQPPGRGVLSMQGLSYSVVRVDTEEHLSVLTVQDVGTVMPGALVCVVKPDGVPLLCKTDEIGELCVCSVATGTSYYGLTGMTKNTFEVFPVASGGGLVSEYAFVRTGLLGFVGPGGLVFISGKMDGLIVVSGRRHNADDIIATALAVEPMKFIYRGRIAVFSVTVLRDERIVVVAEQRPDSTEEDSFQWMSRVLQAIDSIHGVGVFCLGLVPANTLPKTPLGGLHLSETKQLYLEGGLHPCNVLMCPHTCVTNLPKPRQKQPEIGPASVMVGNLVSGKRIAMASGRDLGQTDDNDQFLFLSEVLQWRSQTTPEHILYTLLSSRGAVSSSLTCLQLHKRAERVAALLLERGGLQEGDHIALVYPPGIDLIAAFYGCLYAGCVPITVRPPHPQNISTTLPTVKMIVEVSRSACVMTTAVICKLLRSKEAVATVDIRNWPPVLDTDDLPKKKSPVLYKPCNPDALAYLDFSVSTTGMLAGVQMSHNAVGAFCRSVKLQCELYPSREVAICLDPYCGLGFVLWCLCSVYSGHQSILIPPVELESNPALWLLAVSQLRVRDTFCSYSVMELCTKGLGLQTEALKARGLDLSRVRACVVVAEERPRMSLTHSFSKLFKDLGLHPRSVSTAFGCRVNLAICLQGTSGPDPTTVYVDMRALRHDRVRLVERGSPHSLPLMESGKILPGVRIIIANPETKGPLGDSHLGEIWVHSAHNGSGYYSGYGEEVLQSDHFTSRLSFGDTSTVWARTGYLGFLRRTELTDASGERHDALYVVGALEEAMELRGMRYHPIDIETSVIRTHQSIMECAVFPWTNLLVVVVELEGSEQEALDLVPMVTKAVLEEHYLIVGVVVVTDIGVIPINSRGEKQRMHLRDGFLQDQLDPIYVAYNM from the exons GTGACATCACACAGAAGGGTTATGAGAAGAAGCGGTCTAAGCTGATCAGGGCCTACGTTCCTCATCCTGGAG gtatggAGGGTTTGTCCCACCGCCCATTCTTCCCCCCTCCGTCTGCTGCTCGCTTCCACAGGCGGCGTTCTTCTGGAACACGTGATGAACGCTATCgttcag ACGTCCACAGTGAGGCGGTGCAGGCAGTGTTAGCCAGACATGTGGAGAGCAAGGTGGCAGTGCCCATGCCCTCCAAACGACGATCGCTGGTGGTACAGACATCCATGGACGCCTACACACccccag ACTCGTCGTCGGGCTCGGAGGAGGAGGCGGGGCTAGGCGATGATATGCCAGGGATGGAACACTGGATGACTCGCCCCGCCCTCTTAGGTCCAGCCCACCTAGGCTccacctcctcgtcctcctcgtcCACTCAGAGCGGCGGCAGCGGTAACGCAGGACGACTGGCAGactcgctcgcacacacacacctctcacacccACACCTGGCACACgcccacctcacacacacacacctgacccagTCACACCACGTGTCAGCTCACCACG ctATTGGACACCTGTCTCTGAAGCGTAAGCCAGCTCTGGGCGTGGCAGAGAACGGAGGCTCTCTCAGAAGATCCTGTGAGTTCGGTTCTGATATGCTGTGGCCTCCACCGCTGGAGTCTGACG AGCGCCACATAGGAACCATCGCCCGAAACACTCAGAGATACGGCAACGCTGAGCGCATGGAGACTGGAGACGGCGTCCCGGTCAGCAGTCGTGTGTCTGCTAAGATCCAGCAGTTAGTGAACACTCTGAAAATGCCTCGTAGACCTCCGCTCAGAGAGTTCTTCGTTGATGACTTTGAAGAACTTCTAGAAG tcCAGCAGCCAGACCCCAAGCAGCGCCGTCCAGAGGGGGCAGAGATGTTGGCAGTGAGAGGAGAGGCTCTGGGGGTGGTGACTAACTGGCCCCCTTCCCTGGAGGCAGCTCTCCAACGCTGGGGCACCATCAGCCCTAAAGCCCCCTGTCTCACCAGCCTGGACACCACTGGCAAACCTCTATATGTACTCACATACg GGAAGTTATGGTCTCGAAGTGTCAAGCTGGCCTTTAACATCCTCCACAAGCTGGGCAGCAAGCAGGAGCCCATGGTGCGACCGGGGGACAGG GTGGCGCTAGTGTTTCCTAACAATGACCCGGTGGCCTTCATGGTGGCCTTCTATGGCTGCCTGCTGGCTGAGGTGGTCCCTGTACCCATAGAGGTGCCCCTCACACGCAAG GATGCTGGCAGCCAGCAGATCGGCTTCCTATTGGGTAGCTGTGGGGTTACCGTGGCGCTGACCAGTGATGCCTGCCATAAAGGCCTGCCCAAGAGTGCTACAGGAGAGATACCACAGTTCAGAG gaTGGCCTAAGCTGCTGTGGTTTGTGACTGAGTCGAAGCATCTCTCCAAGCCTCCCAGAGACTGGTTCCCTCACATCAAAGATGCAAACAGCGACACAGCATATATAGAG tACAAGACCTGTAAGGATGGGAGTGTTCTGGGAGTCACGGTGATGAGGATCGCTCTGCTGACTCACTGCCAAGCCCTCACACAGTCCTGTGGCTACACAGAAG cggAGACCATAGTGAATGTTCTAGACTTTAAGAAGGACGTGGGACTGTGGCACGGCATCCTCACG AGCGTGATGAACATGATGCATGTGATCAGCGTTCCCTACTCTCTGATGAAGGTCAACCCGTTGTCCTGGATACAGAAGGTCTATCACTTTAAAG CCAAGGTAGCGTGTGTAAAGTCCAGGGACATGCACTGGGCTCTGGTGGCCCACAGAGAGCAGAAGGACATCAGTCTGAGTTCCCTCCGTATGCTGCTGGTCGCCGACGGATCTAACCCTT ggTCTATCTCGTCCTGTGATGCGTTCCTCAACGTGTTCCAGAGTAAAGGcttgaggtcagaggtcatctgTCCCTGTGCCAGCTCCCCCGAGGCACTGACTGTTGCCATCAGAAG GCCGGTGGAGGACAGTAGCCAGCCCCCAGGCCGAGGTGTTCTCTCCATGCAGGGTCTGAGTTACAGTGTGGTCCGCGTCGACACGGAGGAACACCTGTCAGTCCTCACTGTGCAGGATGTGGGCACTGTCATGCCTggag CCCTGGTGTGTGTGGTGAAGCCAGACGGTGTGCCTCTCCTGTGTAAGACAGATGAGATcggggagctgtgtgtgtgttccgttgCCACGGGAACATCCTACTACGGACTGACAGGCATGACCAAGAACACCTTTGAG gtGTTCCCTGTAGCATCCGGTGGAGGTCTGGTCAGTGAGTATGCGTTTGTCCGTACGGGGCTGCTGGGCTTCGTGGGTCCAGGTGGTCTGGTGTTTATCTCTGGCAAGATGGACGGCCTCATTGTGGTCAGCGGACGCAGACATAACGCTGATGACATCATAGCCACCGCACTGGCCGTGGAGCCAATGAAATTCATCTACAGAGGGAG gatAGCAGTGTTCAGTGTGACCGTGCTGCGTGATGAGCGTATCGTGGTGGTAGCAGAGCAGAGACCAGACTCTACTGAGGAGGACAGCTTCCAGTGGATGAGCCGCGTGCTGCAG GCGATAGACAGTATCCATGGTGTGGGTGTGTTCTGCCTGGGGTTAGTTCCAGCCAACACCCTCCCAAAGACCCCCCTGGGGGGTTTACACCTGTCTGAGACCAAACAGCTGTACCTGGAGGGGGGGCTGCATCCCTGTAACGTCCTCATGTGTCCTCACACCTGTGTTACCAACCTGCCCAAACCACGACAGAAACaaccag AGATCGGTCCTGCCTCTGTGATGGTGGGGAACCTGGTGTCTGGGAAGAGGATCGCTATGGCCAGTGGCAGAGACCTGGGACAAACTGATGACAATGACCAG TTCCTGTTCCTGTCAGAGGTTCTGCAGTGGAGATCTCAGACTACGCCTGAACACATCCTCTACACACTGCTTAGCTCCcgg GGAGCGGTGTCTAGTTCTCTGACGTGTCTTCAGCTCCATAAGAGGGCAGAGAGAGTTGCTGCTCTGCTGCTGGAGAGAGGAGGACTACAGGAGGGAGACCACATAGCACTGGTCTAcccaccag GTATAGACCTGATTGCAGCGTTCTACGGTTGTCTGTACGCTGGCTGTGTTCCTATCACAGTCAGACCGCCCCACCCACAGAACATCTCAACCACACTGCCCACGGTCAAGATGATCGTAGAG gtcAGTCGTTCGGCATGTGTGATGACCACAGCGGTCATCTGTAAGCTGCTGCGGTCCAAGGAGGCGGTCGCCACAGTTGACATCAGGAACTGGCCTCCCGTCCTGGACACAG ATGACCTGCCAAAGAAGAAGTCTCCAGTGCTGTATAAGCCCTGTAACCCTGATGCCCTGGCCTACCTGGACTTCAGTGTGTCCACTACTGGCATGCTGGCTGGAGTACAG atgtcccATAATGCTGTGGGAGCGTTCTGTCGGTCAGTGAAGCTGCAGTGTGAACTGTATCCCTCCAGAGAGGTAGCGATCTGTCTCGACCCCTACTGTGGCCTGGGCTTCGTCCTCTGGTGTctctgcag TGTGTACAGTGGCCACCAGTCGATCCTGATCCCTCCAGTAGAGTTGGAGTCTAACCCAGCCCTGTGGCTGCTCGCTGTCAGCCAGCTCCGAGTCAGAGACACCTTCTGTTCCTACAGCGTCATGGAGCTCTGCACTAAAGGACTGGGCCTGCAGACAGAGgcactgaag gCGCGGGGCCTGGACCTGTCCCGTGTGAGGGCGTGTGTTGTGGTAGCAGAGGAGAGACCCAGGATGTCTCTAACACACTccttctccaagctgtttaaagacctGGGCCTGCACCCCCGATCTGTCAGCACAGCATTCGGCTGTAGGGTCAACCTGGCTATCTGTCTGCAg GGCACCTCCGGACCAGACCCTACTACAGTCTACGTGGACATGAGAGCTCTGCGACATGATAG GGTTCGGTTGGTGGAGAGAGGTTCTCCTCACAGTCTCCCTCTCATGGAGTCAGGAAAG ATCCTACCTGGTGTCCGCATCATCATCGCCAACCCAGAGACCAAGGGACCCCTGGGAGACTCCCACTTAGGAGAG ATCTGGGTGCACAGTGCCCATAACGGCAGTGGATATTACAGTGGTTATGGAGAGGAGGTTCTCCAGTCTGATCACTTCACCTCCAGACTCAGCTTTGGAGACACATCCACCGTCTGGGCTCGCACCGGATACCTGGGCTTCTTACGACGTACTGAACTCACCGATGCCAGCggag AGAGACATGATGCGCTGTATGTGGTGGGCGCGTTGGAGGAGGCCATGGAGCTGAGGGGGATGAGGTACCATCCTATAGACATAGAGACCTCCGTCATCAGGACGCACCAGAGCATCATGGAATG tgcgGTGTTCCCCTGGACTAACCTGCTGGTAGTTGTGGTGGAACTAGAAGGCTCGGAGCAGGAAGCACTGGACCTGGTTCCCATGGTGACCAAGGCGGTGCTGGAAGAGCATTACCTCATCGTTGGTGTCGTCGTGGTAACGGACATCGGGGTGATCCCCATCAACTCTCGCGGGGAGAAGCAGCGCATGCACCTCCGAGACGGCTTCCTACAGGACCAGCTCGACCCCATCTACGTGGCTTATAACATGTAA
- the LOC115195441 gene encoding disco-interacting protein 2 homolog C isoform X3, whose product MAEREASPFPLDVRARLAELELELSEGDITQKGYEKKRSKLIRAYVPHPGGMEGLSHRPFFPPPSAARFHRRRSSGTRDERYRSDVHSEAVQAVLARHVESKVAVPMPSKRRSLVVQTSMDAYTPPGLSPLCSDSSSGSEEEAGLGDDMPGMEHWMTRPALLGPAHLGSTSSSSSSTQSGGSAIGHLSLKRKPALGVAENGGSLRRSCEFGSDMLWPPPLESDERHIGTIARNTQRYGNAERMETGDGVPVSSRVSAKIQQLVNTLKMPRRPPLREFFVDDFEELLEVQQPDPKQRRPEGAEMLAVRGEALGVVTNWPPSLEAALQRWGTISPKAPCLTSLDTTGKPLYVLTYGKLWSRSVKLAFNILHKLGSKQEPMVRPGDRVALVFPNNDPVAFMVAFYGCLLAEVVPVPIEVPLTRKDAGSQQIGFLLGSCGVTVALTSDACHKGLPKSATGEIPQFRGWPKLLWFVTESKHLSKPPRDWFPHIKDANSDTAYIEYKTCKDGSVLGVTVMRIALLTHCQALTQSCGYTEAETIVNVLDFKKDVGLWHGILTSVMNMMHVISVPYSLMKVNPLSWIQKVYHFKAKVACVKSRDMHWALVAHREQKDISLSSLRMLLVADGSNPWSISSCDAFLNVFQSKGLRSEVICPCASSPEALTVAIRRPVEDSSQPPGRGVLSMQGLSYSVVRVDTEEHLSVLTVQDVGTVMPGALVCVVKPDGVPLLCKTDEIGELCVCSVATGTSYYGLTGMTKNTFEVFPVASGGGLVSEYAFVRTGLLGFVGPGGLVFISGKMDGLIVVSGRRHNADDIIATALAVEPMKFIYRGRIAVFSVTVLRDERIVVVAEQRPDSTEEDSFQWMSRVLQAIDSIHGVGVFCLGLVPANTLPKTPLGGLHLSETKQLYLEGGLHPCNVLMCPHTCVTNLPKPRQKQPEIGPASVMVGNLVSGKRIAMASGRDLGQTDDNDQFLFLSEVLQWRSQTTPEHILYTLLSSRGAVSSSLTCLQLHKRAERVAALLLERGGLQEGDHIALVYPPGIDLIAAFYGCLYAGCVPITVRPPHPQNISTTLPTVKMIVEVSRSACVMTTAVICKLLRSKEAVATVDIRNWPPVLDTDDLPKKKSPVLYKPCNPDALAYLDFSVSTTGMLAGVQMSHNAVGAFCRSVKLQCELYPSREVAICLDPYCGLGFVLWCLCSVYSGHQSILIPPVELESNPALWLLAVSQLRVRDTFCSYSVMELCTKGLGLQTEALKARGLDLSRVRACVVVAEERPRMSLTHSFSKLFKDLGLHPRSVSTAFGCRVNLAICLQGTSGPDPTTVYVDMRALRHDRVRLVERGSPHSLPLMESGKILPGVRIIIANPETKGPLGDSHLGEIWVHSAHNGSGYYSGYGEEVLQSDHFTSRLSFGDTSTVWARTGYLGFLRRTELTDASGERHDALYVVGALEEAMELRGMRYHPIDIETSVIRTHQSIMECAVFPWTNLLVVVVELEGSEQEALDLVPMVTKAVLEEHYLIVGVVVVTDIGVIPINSRGEKQRMHLRDGFLQDQLDPIYVAYNM is encoded by the exons GTGACATCACACAGAAGGGTTATGAGAAGAAGCGGTCTAAGCTGATCAGGGCCTACGTTCCTCATCCTGGAG gtatggAGGGTTTGTCCCACCGCCCATTCTTCCCCCCTCCGTCTGCTGCTCGCTTCCACAGGCGGCGTTCTTCTGGAACACGTGATGAACGCTATCgttcag ACGTCCACAGTGAGGCGGTGCAGGCAGTGTTAGCCAGACATGTGGAGAGCAAGGTGGCAGTGCCCATGCCCTCCAAACGACGATCGCTGGTGGTACAGACATCCATGGACGCCTACACACccccag GCCTGTCCCCACTGTGCTCAGACTCGTCGTCGGGCTCGGAGGAGGAGGCGGGGCTAGGCGATGATATGCCAGGGATGGAACACTGGATGACTCGCCCCGCCCTCTTAGGTCCAGCCCACCTAGGCTccacctcctcgtcctcctcgtcCACTCAGAGCGGCGGCAGCG ctATTGGACACCTGTCTCTGAAGCGTAAGCCAGCTCTGGGCGTGGCAGAGAACGGAGGCTCTCTCAGAAGATCCTGTGAGTTCGGTTCTGATATGCTGTGGCCTCCACCGCTGGAGTCTGACG AGCGCCACATAGGAACCATCGCCCGAAACACTCAGAGATACGGCAACGCTGAGCGCATGGAGACTGGAGACGGCGTCCCGGTCAGCAGTCGTGTGTCTGCTAAGATCCAGCAGTTAGTGAACACTCTGAAAATGCCTCGTAGACCTCCGCTCAGAGAGTTCTTCGTTGATGACTTTGAAGAACTTCTAGAAG tcCAGCAGCCAGACCCCAAGCAGCGCCGTCCAGAGGGGGCAGAGATGTTGGCAGTGAGAGGAGAGGCTCTGGGGGTGGTGACTAACTGGCCCCCTTCCCTGGAGGCAGCTCTCCAACGCTGGGGCACCATCAGCCCTAAAGCCCCCTGTCTCACCAGCCTGGACACCACTGGCAAACCTCTATATGTACTCACATACg GGAAGTTATGGTCTCGAAGTGTCAAGCTGGCCTTTAACATCCTCCACAAGCTGGGCAGCAAGCAGGAGCCCATGGTGCGACCGGGGGACAGG GTGGCGCTAGTGTTTCCTAACAATGACCCGGTGGCCTTCATGGTGGCCTTCTATGGCTGCCTGCTGGCTGAGGTGGTCCCTGTACCCATAGAGGTGCCCCTCACACGCAAG GATGCTGGCAGCCAGCAGATCGGCTTCCTATTGGGTAGCTGTGGGGTTACCGTGGCGCTGACCAGTGATGCCTGCCATAAAGGCCTGCCCAAGAGTGCTACAGGAGAGATACCACAGTTCAGAG gaTGGCCTAAGCTGCTGTGGTTTGTGACTGAGTCGAAGCATCTCTCCAAGCCTCCCAGAGACTGGTTCCCTCACATCAAAGATGCAAACAGCGACACAGCATATATAGAG tACAAGACCTGTAAGGATGGGAGTGTTCTGGGAGTCACGGTGATGAGGATCGCTCTGCTGACTCACTGCCAAGCCCTCACACAGTCCTGTGGCTACACAGAAG cggAGACCATAGTGAATGTTCTAGACTTTAAGAAGGACGTGGGACTGTGGCACGGCATCCTCACG AGCGTGATGAACATGATGCATGTGATCAGCGTTCCCTACTCTCTGATGAAGGTCAACCCGTTGTCCTGGATACAGAAGGTCTATCACTTTAAAG CCAAGGTAGCGTGTGTAAAGTCCAGGGACATGCACTGGGCTCTGGTGGCCCACAGAGAGCAGAAGGACATCAGTCTGAGTTCCCTCCGTATGCTGCTGGTCGCCGACGGATCTAACCCTT ggTCTATCTCGTCCTGTGATGCGTTCCTCAACGTGTTCCAGAGTAAAGGcttgaggtcagaggtcatctgTCCCTGTGCCAGCTCCCCCGAGGCACTGACTGTTGCCATCAGAAG GCCGGTGGAGGACAGTAGCCAGCCCCCAGGCCGAGGTGTTCTCTCCATGCAGGGTCTGAGTTACAGTGTGGTCCGCGTCGACACGGAGGAACACCTGTCAGTCCTCACTGTGCAGGATGTGGGCACTGTCATGCCTggag CCCTGGTGTGTGTGGTGAAGCCAGACGGTGTGCCTCTCCTGTGTAAGACAGATGAGATcggggagctgtgtgtgtgttccgttgCCACGGGAACATCCTACTACGGACTGACAGGCATGACCAAGAACACCTTTGAG gtGTTCCCTGTAGCATCCGGTGGAGGTCTGGTCAGTGAGTATGCGTTTGTCCGTACGGGGCTGCTGGGCTTCGTGGGTCCAGGTGGTCTGGTGTTTATCTCTGGCAAGATGGACGGCCTCATTGTGGTCAGCGGACGCAGACATAACGCTGATGACATCATAGCCACCGCACTGGCCGTGGAGCCAATGAAATTCATCTACAGAGGGAG gatAGCAGTGTTCAGTGTGACCGTGCTGCGTGATGAGCGTATCGTGGTGGTAGCAGAGCAGAGACCAGACTCTACTGAGGAGGACAGCTTCCAGTGGATGAGCCGCGTGCTGCAG GCGATAGACAGTATCCATGGTGTGGGTGTGTTCTGCCTGGGGTTAGTTCCAGCCAACACCCTCCCAAAGACCCCCCTGGGGGGTTTACACCTGTCTGAGACCAAACAGCTGTACCTGGAGGGGGGGCTGCATCCCTGTAACGTCCTCATGTGTCCTCACACCTGTGTTACCAACCTGCCCAAACCACGACAGAAACaaccag AGATCGGTCCTGCCTCTGTGATGGTGGGGAACCTGGTGTCTGGGAAGAGGATCGCTATGGCCAGTGGCAGAGACCTGGGACAAACTGATGACAATGACCAG TTCCTGTTCCTGTCAGAGGTTCTGCAGTGGAGATCTCAGACTACGCCTGAACACATCCTCTACACACTGCTTAGCTCCcgg GGAGCGGTGTCTAGTTCTCTGACGTGTCTTCAGCTCCATAAGAGGGCAGAGAGAGTTGCTGCTCTGCTGCTGGAGAGAGGAGGACTACAGGAGGGAGACCACATAGCACTGGTCTAcccaccag GTATAGACCTGATTGCAGCGTTCTACGGTTGTCTGTACGCTGGCTGTGTTCCTATCACAGTCAGACCGCCCCACCCACAGAACATCTCAACCACACTGCCCACGGTCAAGATGATCGTAGAG gtcAGTCGTTCGGCATGTGTGATGACCACAGCGGTCATCTGTAAGCTGCTGCGGTCCAAGGAGGCGGTCGCCACAGTTGACATCAGGAACTGGCCTCCCGTCCTGGACACAG ATGACCTGCCAAAGAAGAAGTCTCCAGTGCTGTATAAGCCCTGTAACCCTGATGCCCTGGCCTACCTGGACTTCAGTGTGTCCACTACTGGCATGCTGGCTGGAGTACAG atgtcccATAATGCTGTGGGAGCGTTCTGTCGGTCAGTGAAGCTGCAGTGTGAACTGTATCCCTCCAGAGAGGTAGCGATCTGTCTCGACCCCTACTGTGGCCTGGGCTTCGTCCTCTGGTGTctctgcag TGTGTACAGTGGCCACCAGTCGATCCTGATCCCTCCAGTAGAGTTGGAGTCTAACCCAGCCCTGTGGCTGCTCGCTGTCAGCCAGCTCCGAGTCAGAGACACCTTCTGTTCCTACAGCGTCATGGAGCTCTGCACTAAAGGACTGGGCCTGCAGACAGAGgcactgaag gCGCGGGGCCTGGACCTGTCCCGTGTGAGGGCGTGTGTTGTGGTAGCAGAGGAGAGACCCAGGATGTCTCTAACACACTccttctccaagctgtttaaagacctGGGCCTGCACCCCCGATCTGTCAGCACAGCATTCGGCTGTAGGGTCAACCTGGCTATCTGTCTGCAg GGCACCTCCGGACCAGACCCTACTACAGTCTACGTGGACATGAGAGCTCTGCGACATGATAG GGTTCGGTTGGTGGAGAGAGGTTCTCCTCACAGTCTCCCTCTCATGGAGTCAGGAAAG ATCCTACCTGGTGTCCGCATCATCATCGCCAACCCAGAGACCAAGGGACCCCTGGGAGACTCCCACTTAGGAGAG ATCTGGGTGCACAGTGCCCATAACGGCAGTGGATATTACAGTGGTTATGGAGAGGAGGTTCTCCAGTCTGATCACTTCACCTCCAGACTCAGCTTTGGAGACACATCCACCGTCTGGGCTCGCACCGGATACCTGGGCTTCTTACGACGTACTGAACTCACCGATGCCAGCggag AGAGACATGATGCGCTGTATGTGGTGGGCGCGTTGGAGGAGGCCATGGAGCTGAGGGGGATGAGGTACCATCCTATAGACATAGAGACCTCCGTCATCAGGACGCACCAGAGCATCATGGAATG tgcgGTGTTCCCCTGGACTAACCTGCTGGTAGTTGTGGTGGAACTAGAAGGCTCGGAGCAGGAAGCACTGGACCTGGTTCCCATGGTGACCAAGGCGGTGCTGGAAGAGCATTACCTCATCGTTGGTGTCGTCGTGGTAACGGACATCGGGGTGATCCCCATCAACTCTCGCGGGGAGAAGCAGCGCATGCACCTCCGAGACGGCTTCCTACAGGACCAGCTCGACCCCATCTACGTGGCTTATAACATGTAA